One Huiozyma naganishii CBS 8797 chromosome 4, complete genome genomic region harbors:
- the ERV46 gene encoding retrograde cargo receptor ERV46 (similar to Saccharomyces cerevisiae ERV46 (YAL042W); ancestral locus Anc_7.31), producing the protein MAVQRRNFVALDAFSKTEEEARVRTSGGGLISLLCVVSAVVLLWREWAQFRAVTTDPMLVIDRDHELPLKLTLDITFPAMPCALLGLDIMDESGNVQLDVLFDQFTKTRVDVNGNMVGGSASEPYKPNSLSGKRAGAKDLQMDADYCGSCYGSKNQENNAELPPEQRICCQTCDDVHDAYLEAGWAFFDGANIEQCESEGYVKRIQEQLHEGCNVKGTALLNRIQGNLHFAPGKPYQQLAAGMPGQGLGHYHDVSLYERNRHMNLNHVINEFRFGEDPQSEIVAQKIQRSAPLEDTVASLENPHYYIFNYYTNVVPTRYEFLGASKPLDTAQYSATYHDRPIMGGRDADHPTTLHGRGGTPGVYFNLEFSPLKIINRERRPQQWSTLLLNWITTIGGILAVGTVTDKVVYKAQRSIGAKKQL; encoded by the coding sequence ATGGCTGTTCAGAGACGAAACTTCGTGGCGTTGGATGCGTTCTCGAAGACGGAGGAGGAGGCGCGGGTCCGGACGAGCGGTGGTGGTCTGATCTCGCTGCTGTGTGTTGTGTCTGCTGTGGTGCTGCTGTGGCGTGAGTGGGCACAGTTTCGGGCCGTAACGACGGACCCAATGCTCGTTATCGATAGGGACCACGAGTTGCCGCTAAAACTGACGCTGGATATCACTTTCCCAGCGATGCCCTGTGCGTTGCTAGGGCTAGACATCATGGATGAGTCCGGGAACGTACAATTGGACGTGCTGTTTGACCAGTTTACGAAAACGCGCGTAGATGTCAATGGGAACATGGTCGGCGGGTCCGCGAGTGAGCCGTACAAACCGAACTCGCTTAGTGGGAAGCGCGCTGGGGCAAAGGATCTGCAAATGGACGCGGACTACTGTGGGTCCTGTTATGGGTCGAAGAACCAGGAGAACAACGCGGAACTCCCCCCCGAGCAACGCATCTGCTGCCAGACGTGTGATGACGTGCATGATGCGTACTTGGAGGCCGGTTGGGCATTCTTTGACGGTGCAAACATTGAACAATGTGAGTCTGAAGGGTACGTTAAGCGCATCCAAGAGCAACTTCATGAAGGTTGTAATGTGAAGGGCACTGCGCTCCTGAACAGGATCCAGGGGAACCTTCATTTTGCCCCCGGGAAACCTTATCAGCAGTTGGCCGCAGGGATGCCCGGACAAGGGCTGGGTCACTACCACGACGTGTCCCTGTACGAGCGGAACCGACACATGAACCTGAACCACGTCATCAACGAGTTTCGGTTCGGCGAGGACCCGCAGTCCGAGATTGTCGCGCAAAAGATCCAACGGTCTGCACCGCTCGAGGACACGGTCGCATCCTTGGAGAACCCACACTACTACATCTTCAACTACTACACGAATGTCGTGCCCACACGGTACGAGTTCCTTGGTGCTTCAAAACCCTTGGACACGGCACAGTACAGTGCGACGTACCACGACAGACCCATCATGGGCGGGCGGGACGCAGACCACCCAACGACGCTGCACGGACGCGGCGGGACCCCGGGTGTCTACTTCAACCTCGAGTTCTCCCCGCTCAAGATCATCAACCGCGAGAGAAGGCCGCAACAGTGGTCCACGCTCCTGTTGAACTGGATCACCACCATCGGGGGCATCCTCGCCGTCGGGACTGTCACAGATAAAGTTGTCTACAAGGCGCAGCGGTCCATCGGTGCCAAGAAACAGCTCTGA